Within the Malus sylvestris chromosome 4, drMalSylv7.2, whole genome shotgun sequence genome, the region GTCGAAAATCCCTTGAGAGTTGCCTTTGGTGCGAGCTCTCCAAGTGTGGTGTAGATGAAGGTGGTGCGGCTATGGTTGAATGGTTTCTGTAAAATGGGAGAGGGAATGGACAGAGATGGAGTGGCTGTGTGAATGAAAAAATGGCCTGAATGTAATAATCCCCGATTTCTTAAAGAAGCTAATCTTATATGGAGTTTTTAGGATAGCATGCGAATCCATTTCCAAGATTGGATCTGAAAATGTAAAGTATGAGATGCTTGTGTGTATGATGATGGGGGAATTGGATCTCTGAAATGGTGAGTGCTTTTCACCAGGGggaatatgcatgcatgttgcCATTTTAATTGAAGATGCATGTGGAATGACTGCAAGGACAGGCTGGCAATGGATATAAAATTGCACGGCATGGATGAATTTGTCAGTGAGAATGTGGCTGAATGTTTTAACTAATGGGAGTGCATGTTCCTGGTGAACAAGGGGGGGTGGAAAGGTAATGTAATGCATGGCAAGGTGTGTGAAACCACCCAATCTGAATCCAATGTTTTTGCCTTGCTTAGAATCACCCAAACTGTCCGAATTGCACCCTTTTCCTTCCACATTATTTCCTGAAATTCCAGCAGCCAAACTCGTCCTAGATTCTTCATTTGGACTTCAAATTAACTCATCAAGATCTTCTCCATGCTTGAAATAATGCTCGGCTACCAAAGGTGCTTTTACTTCATTTGCCTTCCAATTGATCCTAatacaaacttggctacacacTAACACCAAATAATGTAAAATGCAACTAGTTTGataaaaaacatcacaaagatgGCAAATATGGAGTATATAAATGCACACAAAATATGAactatcaaatacccccaaacctgGTTTTTGCTAGTCCACGagcaaacttaaaattaaaacacacaaaacactATCATCTAACTAAACCACTTTCGCTGGCCAAACGATTGCACTGAGCATGTGCAACAAGCCTTTGAACCCCTAGGTGTCCCTAGTTGGAGGAGTTGTGTCTCCTGAGGGTTTACATTGATGACACCCTCAAACATCTACAAAATCTGCAAACAATTTGGTTAAAACATGCTTTAAACAAACTAATAAGAACCAATGAAAACTTTGTCATACACTCAAACTCAAAAGCTTTGACACTCCAAAGAATCGTATCAATTGTAATGTATAAAGATATTTCACTATGTCTTACAACTTCAAGGTCACCATACCCAAATGTGATGTATACATTTTGTGTACATTTATATCATCCTTATTTGGTagttttgtgatgtttttggatcaagctagttgtgtttttacattatttggtGTTAGTGTGCAGCCAAGTGTGTTTTAGGATCAATTGGATTGCAAATGAAGTAAAATCAACCCTTTTGGTAGCTGATCATCATCCCTAGCGTGAAGAAGGTTTTTGAAGAGTAATTTGAAGTCCCAAATGAGGAATATAGAACTACTTTGGCTGCTGGAATTTCAGGAACACATGTGGAAGTGTAAGGTGGAGCATTCGGCCATAATGGGTGATTCTAGGCAAgacaaaaacattgaattcagATTATGTGGTTTTAAACACCAAAACATGCAAtcacatgcatgttttcaatcTTGCCGTGCATTCCATTCCCTTTTTGCACCAAGAACATGCACTTCCATTACTTAATGCCACATCCACACCTCCAAAAGATGCAGCCACATGCATGTTCACAGTCTTGCCGTGCATGTCCTTACATTTCCAGCCCTCTTTTGCAGCAACACATGTGCTTCTATTAAACTAATCCATTCAGCCACTTGTACACCTCAAAGCAAAGCCATGCCGTGCACATTCATTcccttttccagatttgtttAACCAATTCCAGGTTGTCCATTTCAGCTTTGCAGCAAACACACATGCATGTTCAATTAAAATAGCTATATAATGCATCTACACCTTGTGCCGTGCATCCACCACCTCAGAAATCACTTCATTCCATCATCATTCAGATTGGCAGCTTCATTCTTTGGCTAGACAGCCGCATGTTCTCCCAAGAGACTTCAATTTAAAAGTCCATGCAATCTCACTTCTAAAAAAACTCTCGACCATACCACCATTCACTCACCTAGCAACTCCATTTTTCTGTCCATTCTCTCTCCCATCCACAACAATCATTCATCCGCAGCAGCTCATCCTTCATGTTACAACACATCTGGAGAACCAAGACCGAAGGCCACTCTTGAAGGATTTCAACATCAGTTTTGCTTTAAGGGGTTCTTCTTCTCAATTCTATGTTCATTCATGTTATGTATTTCTATGTTAAAACGTTTGTAAACATGAAATGTAACTAATCTCTTCTTAGGGATTCGATGTAGCCTAGCAAGAAACCCATGTAGTTAATTCATAATGCTCATTTGATCCTtttatttcttgtttcattctctGATTTCATTGTGACTTTGTGTGTTAATtctaatgcttgatcaccactTGAATTAATCACAGGTTGTATAGCCAAAATTAAAAGCACACATCATGCATAATTTTGGTAGATATGGGAATGATCGAGGGAGATGTTTGGCAAACATCCTGCCGTGTGTCCCCTTTGGTTTTGTGAAAGTTTCTTATGTATAAAACATCCTTGGTTGAGAACCAAAGTTGCACATCACAATTTGGTTCTTGACTAGGatgatttgatcaaatccacACATCATATGGTTGATCATATCTAAGTGAAACAAACTCAAGAAATAGGTAAATGAATGAGCATAAACTGATTTAACAAACATGGGATTGATTTAGCTATGGTGAAACCGAATCCCTAGTTTCATCTCCATTGGTGTTATtccattttattacttgttgatTCATTCACTTGTGTTCACTACATTTTTGTGAGTTTTCAAGTTACACAACAACAAATCTGTCTAAGTTGCTTAGtttaagtcatttaatatggtTCTTGCAAAGCAAGTGATTGTATAGGTCCAATTAGTCCCTGTggattcgacacccttacttgtgctatTATACTCAATATGTTTTAGCATTAGGAAGGAGtaaaacatatcatcaacaaaaatggcgccgttgccggggactgATTTCAGTCCCTTGTAATTGCTTGTTTAGTTATGAACCattgttattttcattttaagtagagtactaatttatattcaaacttgttttattttgttttcaggtAGTTTATGTCAAATAGACTTGTTGAGTTAGGCCAAAGAATTGAACGGTTAAAGAGCAACACTTTTGACAACTTTGTGCCAGCAAGTTCATCCAATTTccgtgaagaagaggaagggaaTTCGCCTAGTTCAACAAGTGAAGGATCTAAGCACATTAATtgggaaagagaagaagagatggCGGTCAACCAAGATGAGCTTCGAGCTTTGGAAGACTTTGCTCAACCAATCATACCAAATTCTCCTTCATGCATCTTGCTGCCCACCGAAGCTAGAAACTATGATCTTAAATCTTCACATTTCCATATGCTTCCCTCTTTTTATGGCTTACCTAATGAAGATCCTTTAGCTCATGTTAAGGAATTTTATAACGTTGTAAGTGGTTTACCTTTGCAGGGAGTAAGTGAAGCAAATTTGAGGATGAGAGTGTTTCCTTACACATTGAAAGATAGGGCCAAGAGTTGGTTGATGACTCTAGCACCGGGTTCCCTCATCACTTGGGATGCCGTGGCTAAGaagttcttggagaagttcttttcCACCCAAAAGACAGCCACATTAAGGGGACAAATCTTCAACTTCAAACAAGATGATGGAGAACCTTTCAATGAGTGTTGGGAGCGTTTTAAAGGCCTTTTGTTGCAATGTCCACACCATGGGTTACCTTTTCATTTACAAATGCAAATTTTCTATGATAGACTAACCCAAACATGTCAATCCACTGTTGATAATGCAGCAGGTGgagctttgaagaaaaagaatgctCAAGAGTCATATAACATTTATGAGATGTTGGGGTCTAATGCTCAACACAAAGATTTAAGGGGTAAGAAAGTTGGAGTATATGAAACAAACTCTAATCATGAACTTTCCTTGCAGGTAGCTAACCTAGAAAAAAAGCTTGAAGCCGTGCTCAACATGGTGCCAAAAGCAAATGAGGTGTGTGCCATTTGCAACATACCAAACCACCTTACTCATCAATGTCCATCTAGGGAAGCCTACCCCGAATTTGTCCAAGAGCAAGTGAACCTCATGAATTCTTACAATCAAAGGCCAAGGAATGATGTgtattcaaacacatataacccaagttggagagatcatcccaaTCTTTCATGGAGGAACaacaatcaaaatcaaaatcaattccaaagcttccaaccaaaaccggccactacACTTGAGGACACGGTTAAGTTGTTAGCTCAAAACACCTTGCAATTCCAACAAGCTACCAATAGCACTTTCCAACAACATTCGGCTGCCCTAACCAAAATGGAGACACAATTGGGACAGATTGCGGATGCCTTGAACCAAAGAGAAGTTGGGAAGTTTCCAAGCCAACCCGTGATACTCCAAAGGAACCAAGAGCAAGCCAAAGCAATCACTACACTCAGAAATGGTAAGGTGATAGATAATAGAGTTGGCAATGAAGTTACTAATGAATTTGATCATGTGAATGTAGGGGTTACCCAAGGAGAAAATGAGAAACCAAATGAGGAACCAAGCCATGCCAATTCCTCATTTGAAGCACCAAATCTTCACAAGGCCGAGAAACCTTACACTCCACCAATACCATTCCCTGGAAGACTTGCCAAGAGCAAGCAGGATAAGTCATTTAAGGAAATTTTTGATATTCTAAGTAAGGTGAATGTTAACCTACCCTTGCTTGATGTCATTAGAAACATGCCAGCTTATGGGAAGTTCTTCAAAGAGTTAAACAACTACAAAAGGAAGTATGGACCACATGAGAAGGTAGTGGTGTCTGAGAATGTAAGTGCAGTGTTACAAAGAAAACTCCCACCAAAGCTCAAGGATCCAGGAAGTTTCTCTATCAACATCACCATAGGGGACAAGAAAGTAGAAAAGGCAATGCTTGATTTGGGTGCTAGCATCAATTTAATGCCCTATTCCGTGTACCTTCAACTAGGTTTGGGGGAATTGAAAGCCACCACCATTTCATTACAACTTGCGGACAGATCCGTGAAGTATCCAAGAGGTATAATAGAGGATATTCTAGTTCAAATTGATAAACTAATCTTGCCTGCGGATTTTGTAGTGTTGGACATGGAAGAAGCGCCTATACATGACCGAGAGTTGCCTATTTTGCTTAGAAGACCATTCATGGCCACGGCCAAGACCATCATTGATGTGCAAAATGGACTCCTCACTATGACAGTACTAGGAGAGACCGTGCAATTTAAAGTGTTTGAGTCTCTTTCTCATCCTTCTTCATCTCTTGAGTGCTATGCCATTGATGTGCTTGATTCAATTGTTTTCTCTAAGTTCTTGCAGGCACAATCTAGTGAACCATTACAAACTGTTTTGACTCAATCTCAAGAtgagtttgatgaagaagatgcaCTCATGGAAGTGGTAGCTACCTTGGAAGCATTGGCACCGTATCCtttaaatgtttcacctcttgtTGAGCATTTAGAATCATCTAGGTCACATTTAATACCTTCCATTGTTAAGGCACCAAAACTTGAACTTAAACCACTTCCACCACATCTTAAATATGCATATCTAGCTGAATTTGAAACTCTTCCTGTTATCATAGCTTCTGACCtgaatccaaatgaagaagataaactaATGAGGGTGTTAAAAAAGTCTAAATCAGCTATTGGATGGTCTATTGCAGATATCAAGGGAATAAGCCCTACTATGTGCATGCATAGGATTCTTTTGGAGGATGGATCAAAGACAACCCGTGAACCACAAAGAAGACTCAATCCACACATGAAGGAAGTTGTGAGGAATGAAGTGTTGAAGTTGTTAGATGTGGGAATCATATATCCCATTTCTGATAGCAAATGGGTGAGTGCTATTCAGGTGGTACCCAAGAAGGTGGGAATCACAGTGATGACAAATGAAAACAAAGAGCTTGTGCCCACAAAGCCCACAGCTAGTTGGCGTGTTTGCACCGACTACAGGAAGTTGAATTCTAGCACTAGAAAAGATTACTTTCCTATGCCTTTCatagatcaaatgcttgagagatTGGCAGGTTACTCACACTATTGTTTTCTGGATGGTTACTCAGGTTACAATCAAATTGCAATTGCTCCAGAGGATCAAGAGAAAACTACATTTACTTGCCCATTTGGCACATTTGCATATAGGAGAATGCCTTTTGGACTTtgcacaaaccatgagtgacacctagcagtatgtcatagttacctaagctaatcagaagaggtggagaacctattcagtttaggattacaatgcaatacgatctttctctaatacaatactcttgaccacattgtttggtttgatagtttattcatgtctactatccaatatgattcatttacttatacgattaccttgaatgtgatttagaacgacttcctaaatctcattcatactttggccagggattcttaatcatatcatagagtattctccctcaaacagtttgaaggttagagatcccttgttgcgcattcacttgcctccatggctaagtggcttaaccctaactatgtcgtggacacccttggatggagtgactttgacatagccaaagatcaaggacctaaccacaagacaactatgatgcctcaggtcaaaggactactttgcattatcccaaccatgagttctcatgtggcataagtatgagaactccttgttgattgcgttcagtgaactcattctctattgagcacctacgtacttgtcttggtgtcagtcacaccaatgactcgagaccaatcactctccctaagagaagacatagcacatactgatcttaacgaactgtcaatgcccaattggcaatcctatgattaggaacatttaggatatgtatacgaaagagaatggtctcatgaatctaacttatttagatcgcattctcccaattacatattccttggacttatcgtttaagcgtataatatttatatgagacgacttcaaacaataatctttgcccttttaaattaaactgtattagtttaacatgtgaaatgtccgtaaagtatcatcatatgattggttttagggcacatttccaacacaatcttcgatatgaataacttagctaattgGCTTAATGGATATTTTTCCCTCACTAGAATAaagtgtgctgacttagtaagccgatcaactatcacccaaatgtTGTCATAATCATtatgtgtacgaggaagcttgtatacaaaatccatggtaatattttcccatttccactgtggaatgggaagtggctgcatcaacccaaaagggttcttcctttcagctttaacctgttggcaaatggcacacctatTCACATATttagcaatttctcttttcatacccggccaataataaaatggtcgaatggtatgatacatcttggtacctcctagatgcattgcatatgccgaaatatgcgcttcatcaaggatttctttctTTAGCTCTACATTATTCAGCACATACATTTTGCTCTCCtacataagcataccatcagtttctcgaattatgaaatctttcttcttcccctgattccttgcttgaattatttcctaggtctcttcatcattcatctgggcctcgagcacacgatcaattaagattggcctaacttgaaaattagcaagtaaggcttcctctctatcttccactcctaacttcactccagtggacctcaaatccataagaagatgaacatgacaatcatagatggtattaagtctagctggagtcttcctactaagtgcatctaCCATTACATTTGCACGACCAAGGTGATACTCAATCATGCAATCGTAATCCCTAAGTAATTCAATCCATCTCCACTACCGAAGATTTagatctctctgagtaaaaagatattaaagactcttatgatttgtgaagatcttacatttctcaccataaagatagtgtcttcaaatcttcaaagcacaGATGATAGCcgctaactccaaatcatgagtagggtaattcttctcatgagatTTCAACtatctcgaagcataagcaatcaccctaccatgttgcatcaatacacagcccaaaccattcaaagaagcatcgcTGTAGACCTCgaaattaccactatcatcaaGGAGTGccaaaacaggtgcatgagtgagataatacttcaattGTTGAAAACTTTTCTCACAGTTATCATCTTACTCGAACTTAACATCTTTCCTAGTCAACTTCGTCAGTGGTaaagcaatcactgaaaaatccttaacaaaccgtctataatagcctgcaaggccaagaaaactttgtacctcagtgacggttcgaggttattcccaattctccacagctgccaCTTTTTGAGAATCTATTCGAATACCTTGAGCTGAtataacatgtcccaaaaatgccacttgatttaaccaaaattggcatttgct harbors:
- the LOC126618135 gene encoding uncharacterized protein LOC126618135, yielding METQLGQIADALNQREVGKFPSQPVILQRNQEQAKAITTLRNGKVIDNRVGNEVTNEFDHVNVGVTQGENEKPNEEPSHANSSFEAPNLHKAEKPYTPPIPFPGRLAKSKQDKSFKEIFDILSKVNVNLPLLDVIRNMPAYGKFFKELNNYKRKYGPHEKVVVSENVSAVLQRKLPPKLKDPGSFSINITIGDKKVEKAMLDLGASINLMPYSVYLQLGLGELKATTISLQLADRSVKYPRGIIEDILVQIDKLILPADFVVLDMEEAPIHDRELPILLRRPFMATAKTIIDVQNGLLTMTVLGETVQFKVFESLSHPSSSLECYAIDVLDSIVFSKFLQAQSSEPLQTVLTQSQDEFDEEDALMEVVATLEALAPYPLNVSPLVEHLESSRSHLIPSIVKAPKLELKPLPPHLKYAYLAEFETLPVIIASDLNPNEEDKLMRVLKKSKSAIGWSIADIKGISPTMCMHRILLEDGSKTTREPQRRLNPHMKEVVRNEVLKLLDVGIIYPISDSKWVSAIQVVPKKVGITVMTNENKELVPTKPTASWRVCTDYRKLNSSTRKDYFPMPFIDQMLERLAGYSHYCFLDGYSGYNQIAIAPEDQEKTTFTCPFGTFAYRRMPFGLCTNHE